The Pseudosulfitobacter pseudonitzschiae genome includes a region encoding these proteins:
- a CDS encoding propionyl-CoA synthetase, translated as MGYRAAYTRWQNDPDAYWLEAAQAIDWDVAPTQALFDRGNNSYEWFADAQVNTCYNAVDRHVNAGNGARTAIIYDSPITGRKSKTSFAELQQQVAGFAGGLAAQGITKGDRVIIYMPMVPEALVAMLACARLGAIHSVVFGGFAAHELAVRIDDCTPKAIIAASCGLEPNRVVKYKPLLDGAIEQAAHKPDFCVVLQREEEVAPLTEGRDLDWFDFQHGTSPADCVPVEGTHPAYILYTSGTTGAPKGVVRPTAGHLVALNWTMKNIYNVDPGDVFWAASDVGWVVGHSYICYAPLIHGNTTVVFEGKPVGTPDAGTFWRVISEHNVRSFFTAPTAFRAIKREDPNGEFRKDYDLSCLRALYLAGERADPDTIEWAQDLLGVPVYDHWWQTETGWTIAGNPAGLEALPVKIGSPTVPMPGYDVHILDEGGRILPAGELGAIAIKLPLPPGTLPTLWQANDRFHKSYLNTFPGYYETGDAGMIDTDGYLYIMARTDDVINVAGHRLSTGGMEEVLAGHPDVAECAVVGVADPLKGQNAVGFVCLTKGVDRPHSEITAECVQRIRDQIGPVAAFKKCVVVDRLPKTRSGKILRATMVKIADGETFKMPATIDDPAILDEIRDALKTIGYAGG; from the coding sequence ATGGGATATCGCGCAGCATATACGCGCTGGCAAAACGACCCCGATGCCTATTGGCTGGAGGCGGCGCAAGCCATTGATTGGGACGTGGCACCGACGCAGGCGCTGTTTGACCGTGGCAACAATTCATACGAATGGTTTGCCGATGCGCAGGTCAACACCTGCTATAACGCAGTCGACAGACACGTAAACGCTGGCAATGGCGCGCGTACCGCGATCATCTATGACAGCCCGATCACCGGCCGCAAATCCAAAACCAGCTTTGCCGAATTGCAGCAACAAGTTGCAGGTTTTGCTGGCGGGCTGGCGGCCCAAGGTATCACCAAGGGCGACCGCGTCATCATCTATATGCCAATGGTGCCCGAAGCGCTGGTGGCAATGCTGGCCTGTGCGCGGCTGGGCGCAATCCATTCGGTGGTGTTCGGCGGGTTCGCCGCCCACGAACTGGCTGTGCGCATCGACGATTGCACACCCAAGGCGATCATCGCGGCCTCTTGCGGGTTGGAACCGAACCGCGTTGTGAAATACAAACCGCTGCTGGACGGTGCCATCGAACAGGCAGCACACAAGCCCGACTTTTGCGTGGTCTTGCAGCGCGAAGAAGAAGTGGCCCCGCTGACCGAAGGTCGCGATCTGGACTGGTTCGACTTCCAACACGGCACCTCGCCCGCAGATTGTGTGCCCGTCGAGGGCACCCACCCTGCCTATATCCTCTATACCTCGGGCACCACCGGCGCGCCCAAGGGCGTTGTGCGCCCCACGGCGGGGCATCTGGTGGCCCTGAACTGGACAATGAAAAACATCTATAACGTCGATCCGGGCGATGTGTTCTGGGCCGCGTCCGATGTCGGCTGGGTCGTGGGACATTCGTACATCTGCTATGCGCCGCTGATCCACGGCAACACCACCGTGGTGTTCGAGGGCAAACCCGTAGGCACCCCCGACGCGGGCACCTTCTGGCGGGTGATCTCGGAACATAACGTGCGCAGTTTTTTCACCGCCCCCACTGCCTTTCGGGCGATCAAGCGTGAAGACCCCAATGGCGAATTCCGCAAGGACTATGATCTAAGCTGCCTGCGCGCGCTGTATCTGGCGGGCGAACGCGCCGATCCCGACACTATCGAATGGGCCCAAGACCTGCTGGGCGTGCCGGTCTATGACCACTGGTGGCAGACCGAAACCGGCTGGACAATCGCGGGCAATCCTGCGGGGCTTGAGGCGCTGCCGGTCAAGATCGGGTCACCCACCGTTCCGATGCCCGGATATGATGTACATATTCTGGACGAAGGTGGACGTATTCTGCCCGCAGGCGAGTTGGGCGCGATTGCGATCAAACTGCCCCTGCCCCCCGGCACCCTGCCGACACTGTGGCAAGCCAACGACCGGTTTCACAAAAGCTATCTGAACACTTTTCCCGGTTACTACGAGACCGGCGATGCGGGGATGATCGACACCGACGGCTATCTGTACATCATGGCGCGCACCGATGACGTGATCAACGTGGCGGGTCACCGTCTGTCGACGGGCGGCATGGAAGAAGTGCTGGCGGGCCATCCCGATGTGGCCGAATGCGCAGTGGTCGGTGTGGCGGACCCGCTGAAGGGGCAGAACGCCGTGGGCTTTGTCTGTCTGACCAAGGGAGTTGACCGCCCCCATTCAGAAATCACCGCAGAATGTGTGCAGCGCATCCGCGACCAGATCGGCCCTGTGGCGGCGTTCAAAAAATGCGTAGTTGTGGACAGGTTGCCCAAAACACGCTCGGGCAAGATCCTGCGCGCGACGATGGTGAAGATCGCGGATGGCGAGACCTTCAAGATGCCCGCAACCATCGACGATCCCGCCATTCTGGATGAAATCAGGGACGCGCTGAAAACCATCGGTTACGCGGGCGGCTGA
- a CDS encoding thymidine phosphorylase produces the protein MSDFSARDIIATLRAGDTPSRDALAWFAHGLADGAVSDAQAGAFAMAVCLNGLTDEGRVALTLGMRDSGQVLGWDLDGPVLDKHSTGGIGDCVSLVLAPALAACGAYVPMISGRGLGHTGGTLDKLEAIPGVNVNLDAAQFHDVVASTGCAIVSATGNIAPADKRLYAIRDVTATVESLDLITASILSKKLAGGLEGLVLDVKVGSGAFMKDMDAARALAEALTGTANAAGCRTSALITDMNQPLAPSLGNALEVAQVMAVLTAGDRDAPLSQISAALGGVLLAGAGLAVDADAGATLIAQAIHSGAAAERFGKMIAAMGGPVHFVENHERFLPEATVIREVVAQGAGRVQAIDGEALGRIVVALGGGRAVESDVVDPAVGLSGVLRLGDAVAKGQPLAVIHASRPDQADRAEAAVRAAFTLRDGAVKAPALIHAQVS, from the coding sequence ATGAGCGACTTCTCGGCCCGTGATATCATTGCCACCCTGCGCGCGGGTGACACCCCGTCGCGCGATGCTTTGGCGTGGTTTGCCCATGGGCTGGCCGATGGCGCGGTCAGTGACGCGCAGGCGGGGGCTTTTGCGATGGCCGTTTGCCTGAACGGGTTGACCGACGAGGGCCGCGTGGCGTTGACGCTGGGCATGCGCGACAGCGGGCAGGTGCTGGGTTGGGATCTGGACGGCCCGGTGCTGGACAAGCATTCGACCGGTGGTATAGGCGATTGCGTGTCGCTGGTGCTGGCCCCTGCGCTGGCGGCTTGCGGGGCCTATGTGCCGATGATTTCGGGGCGGGGTCTGGGGCATACAGGCGGCACGCTGGACAAGCTCGAGGCGATCCCCGGCGTCAACGTCAATCTGGATGCGGCGCAATTTCATGATGTGGTGGCCAGCACCGGCTGTGCCATTGTCAGTGCAACGGGCAATATCGCTCCTGCGGACAAGCGGCTGTATGCGATCCGCGATGTGACAGCGACGGTCGAAAGTCTGGACTTGATCACGGCGTCGATCCTGTCGAAAAAGCTGGCGGGTGGGCTTGAGGGGCTGGTGTTGGACGTCAAGGTGGGGTCGGGCGCGTTCATGAAGGATATGGATGCGGCGCGGGCCTTGGCCGAGGCTCTGACCGGAACCGCCAATGCTGCCGGATGCCGGACCTCGGCGCTGATTACGGATATGAACCAGCCGTTGGCCCCGTCGCTGGGCAATGCGCTGGAGGTGGCGCAGGTGATGGCTGTGCTGACCGCAGGTGACAGGGATGCGCCGCTGTCGCAGATCAGTGCGGCGCTGGGCGGGGTGCTGTTAGCGGGGGCCGGTCTGGCTGTGGACGCGGATGCGGGGGCTACACTGATTGCGCAGGCGATCCACAGCGGGGCGGCTGCCGAACGCTTTGGCAAGATGATTGCCGCGATGGGGGGGCCGGTGCATTTCGTCGAGAACCACGAACGGTTCTTGCCTGAGGCGACGGTGATCCGCGAGGTTGTGGCCCAAGGTGCGGGTCGGGTGCAGGCCATCGACGGCGAAGCCTTGGGGCGGATTGTCGTCGCTTTGGGCGGCGGCCGTGCGGTTGAAAGCGATGTGGTTGATCCGGCGGTGGGCCTGTCGGGCGTGCTGCGTCTGGGCGACGCGGTGGCCAAGGGCCAGCCGCTGGCGGTGATCCACGCATCGCGCCCCGATCAGGCCGACCGCGCCGAGGCCGCTGTGCGGGCGGCGTTCACATTGCGCGACGGGGCGGTAAAAGCCCCCGCGCTGATCCACGCGCAGGTGTCGTAA
- a CDS encoding CsbD family protein produces the protein MNWDKIQGNWKQMTGSVQSKWGELTDDEVHQAQGDREVLIGKIQERYGVARDEAERQVDEWADSAKAKF, from the coding sequence ATGAACTGGGATAAAATTCAAGGCAACTGGAAGCAGATGACAGGCTCGGTCCAGTCAAAATGGGGCGAGCTGACTGATGACGAAGTTCATCAGGCGCAAGGCGACCGCGAGGTTCTGATCGGCAAGATTCAGGAACGCTATGGCGTGGCACGCGACGAAGCCGAACGTCAGGTTGATGAATGGGCCGATAGCGCCAAAGCTAAATTCTAA
- a CDS encoding cytidine deaminase, whose translation MSLKEAATAVREKAYAPYSQFKVGAAITGASGTVYSGCNVENVAYPEGTCAEAGAIAAMVAAGETRLTEVFVIAGSPMPVTPCGGCRQKLAEFGEGDVRVTMATTGGAEQVMTLAELLPGAFTPGHMK comes from the coding sequence ATGAGTTTGAAAGAAGCCGCGACTGCCGTGCGCGAAAAAGCCTATGCGCCTTATTCACAGTTCAAGGTAGGCGCGGCGATCACCGGTGCGTCCGGCACTGTCTATTCCGGCTGCAACGTGGAAAACGTGGCCTATCCCGAAGGCACCTGTGCCGAAGCGGGCGCGATTGCCGCGATGGTGGCGGCGGGCGAGACCAGGCTGACCGAGGTCTTTGTGATCGCGGGCAGCCCGATGCCGGTGACGCCGTGCGGCGGCTGCCGACAGAAGCTGGCCGAATTTGGCGAGGGCGATGTGCGCGTGACGATGGCGACCACGGGCGGGGCCGAACAGGTGATGACGCTGGCCGAATTGCTGCCCGGCGCCTTTACGCCCGGCCACATGAAATGA
- a CDS encoding phosphopentomutase, with protein sequence MARAFLVVIDSVGIGGAPDAGTFFNGDVPDTGANTLGHIITACAAGQAEDGRSGPLQVPHMMALGLGAAVTLASGQVVDAPAPTGMWGAATEISRGKDTPSGHWELAGLPVPWEWHYFPDETPTFPDDVVAAVCKAAGTTGILGNCHASGTTVIADLGAEHLRTGWPICYTSADSVFQIAAHEEHFGLERLLRLCADVAPLLHQMKVGRVIARPFTGEVGHFQRTGNRKDFAILPPAPVLTNRVQDAGRAVYAVGKIGDIFSMQGIDEVRKGDDRALMRHLHDLVCDAQDGSLTFANFVEFDSLYGHRRDVSGYARHLEWFDVELGTLLGQLRTGDMLVITADHGNDPTWTGTDHTRERVPVLVAGIGAGTLGQIGFTDVAALVLRHLGVAG encoded by the coding sequence ATGGCACGCGCGTTTCTGGTGGTCATCGACAGCGTCGGCATTGGCGGCGCGCCCGATGCCGGTACGTTTTTCAATGGCGATGTTCCCGACACAGGCGCCAACACGCTGGGCCATATCATCACCGCCTGCGCTGCGGGACAGGCCGAAGACGGGCGATCCGGCCCCTTGCAGGTGCCGCACATGATGGCGCTGGGGCTGGGAGCGGCAGTGACACTGGCCAGCGGGCAGGTGGTCGATGCGCCCGCGCCGACGGGCATGTGGGGGGCCGCCACCGAGATTTCACGCGGCAAGGACACGCCGTCAGGGCATTGGGAACTGGCAGGGCTGCCGGTGCCGTGGGAATGGCATTACTTTCCCGACGAAACCCCGACCTTTCCCGACGATGTGGTGGCAGCTGTCTGCAAGGCGGCAGGCACGACGGGCATCTTGGGCAACTGCCATGCCTCGGGGACGACGGTGATCGCCGATCTGGGGGCTGAGCATCTGCGCACCGGCTGGCCGATTTGTTACACCAGCGCCGACAGCGTGTTCCAGATTGCGGCGCATGAAGAACACTTTGGTCTGGAGCGGTTGCTGCGCCTGTGTGCCGACGTCGCACCGCTGTTGCACCAGATGAAGGTGGGGCGGGTGATTGCGCGGCCCTTTACGGGCGAGGTCGGGCATTTCCAGCGCACCGGCAATCGCAAGGACTTTGCCATTTTGCCACCCGCGCCGGTGCTGACCAACCGGGTGCAGGACGCAGGCCGCGCGGTCTATGCCGTAGGCAAGATCGGTGACATCTTTTCGATGCAGGGCATAGACGAGGTGCGCAAAGGCGATGACCGTGCCCTGATGCGACATTTACACGATCTGGTGTGTGACGCGCAGGACGGATCGCTGACCTTTGCCAACTTCGTCGAGTTCGACAGCCTCTATGGCCACCGCCGCGATGTGTCGGGCTATGCCCGCCATCTGGAGTGGTTTGACGTCGAACTGGGCACGTTGCTGGGGCAATTGCGCACGGGCGATATGCTGGTGATCACCGCCGATCACGGCAATGATCCCACATGGACCGGCACCGATCACACCCGTGAACGGGTGCCGGTTCTTGTTGCGGGCATCGGTGCGGGCACGTTGGGGCAAATCGGCTTTACCGATGTGGCGGCGCTGGTTTTGCGGCACCTCGGGGTGGCCGGTTAA
- a CDS encoding NAD kinase, translating into MPLKIAFAASAAPVAQTALAALVKRYGDAPQDSADVIVALGGDGFMLHTLHTTQELPAPVYGMNRGTIGFLMNEYAEDDLVERLEAAEQAEVNPLKMIATCGDGSEHHALAINEVSLLRAGPQAAKLRITVDGRLRLDALSCDGALVATPAGSTAYNYSAHGPILPIGADVLALTAVAAFRPRRWRGALLPKTAEVRFDVLEAERRPVMADADSRSVPDVRTVIIRSEPSIVHHILFDPGHGLEERLISEQFN; encoded by the coding sequence ATGCCGCTGAAAATTGCCTTTGCTGCCAGTGCGGCACCTGTCGCCCAGACCGCCCTTGCGGCGCTGGTAAAGCGCTATGGCGACGCACCACAGGACAGCGCGGACGTTATCGTGGCCTTGGGCGGTGACGGATTCATGCTGCACACGCTGCATACCACTCAGGAATTGCCCGCGCCGGTCTATGGCATGAATCGTGGCACCATCGGGTTTTTGATGAATGAATACGCCGAGGATGACCTTGTCGAGCGGCTGGAGGCGGCTGAACAGGCCGAGGTCAATCCGCTCAAGATGATTGCCACCTGTGGTGACGGGTCAGAACACCACGCGCTGGCAATCAACGAGGTTTCACTTTTGCGCGCGGGCCCGCAAGCTGCCAAATTGCGCATCACCGTCGATGGCCGTTTGCGTCTGGACGCGCTCAGCTGTGATGGCGCATTGGTCGCCACGCCCGCAGGCTCCACTGCCTATAACTATTCCGCCCACGGGCCGATCCTGCCGATCGGGGCCGATGTGTTGGCGTTGACCGCTGTCGCGGCCTTTCGCCCGCGCCGCTGGCGTGGTGCGTTGCTGCCCAAAACCGCCGAAGTGCGCTTTGACGTGCTCGAAGCAGAAAGGCGCCCCGTAATGGCCGATGCAGACAGCCGTTCTGTGCCGGACGTGCGCACGGTGATCATCCGCTCCGAGCCCAGCATTGTGCACCACATCCTGTTCGATCCCGGTCACGGGCTGGAAGAGCGGCTGATCTCGGAACAGTTCAACTGA
- a CDS encoding cupin domain-containing protein — protein sequence MSDTQAEVILPTQDLRGDIGFFTKQLGMRMDMIYPADDPAVAVFSGHGLAVRLDAGLDAAAGRVLIRCDNPEEFAAGALELTAPGGTQVAIEALQQPVVMPETVHSFVVRRLKDQAPWVIGRAGMHYRDLIPDRLGGSIIASHIRIPDGGPVPDMVHYHTVGFQLIFCYRGWVDLVYEDQGEPFRLHAGNCVIQPPEIRHRVLFASDNIEVIEIGVPAEHVTTIDHTMELPNGPANPARVFQGQRFVHHKADEAVWQPFRIGGFQSRDTTIAAHTDNVAGVHVVRRGTGAPEWTSHNSDILFTFVMDGTMTLEGEGREPYNLEAGDAFVVPPAMQVRYRDPSDDLELLEVSLPGAFTTQTGES from the coding sequence ATGAGTGACACACAGGCAGAAGTGATATTGCCGACGCAGGATTTGCGTGGCGACATCGGGTTTTTCACCAAGCAGTTGGGAATGCGGATGGACATGATCTATCCCGCAGACGATCCTGCGGTGGCAGTGTTTTCGGGGCATGGGCTGGCGGTGCGGCTGGACGCGGGGCTGGACGCAGCCGCGGGGCGGGTGCTGATCCGGTGTGACAATCCTGAGGAATTTGCGGCTGGCGCGCTGGAGTTGACGGCTCCGGGCGGGACGCAGGTGGCGATCGAGGCGTTGCAGCAGCCTGTTGTGATGCCCGAGACCGTGCATTCTTTCGTGGTGCGGCGGCTGAAGGATCAGGCCCCGTGGGTGATTGGCCGCGCGGGCATGCATTACCGCGATCTGATTCCCGACCGGTTGGGCGGGTCGATCATTGCCAGCCACATCCGTATTCCCGACGGCGGGCCGGTTCCGGATATGGTGCATTATCACACGGTTGGGTTTCAATTGATCTTTTGCTATCGGGGCTGGGTCGATCTGGTTTATGAAGATCAGGGGGAACCGTTCAGGTTGCACGCAGGCAACTGCGTAATCCAGCCGCCCGAGATCCGGCATCGTGTGCTGTTTGCCAGCGACAACATCGAAGTGATCGAGATCGGCGTGCCGGCCGAGCATGTGACCACCATCGACCACACTATGGAACTGCCAAACGGCCCCGCCAATCCTGCCCGCGTGTTTCAAGGCCAGCGGTTTGTGCATCACAAGGCGGACGAGGCGGTTTGGCAACCGTTTCGCATCGGCGGCTTTCAGTCGCGCGACACCACGATTGCGGCGCATACCGACAATGTGGCCGGGGTGCATGTGGTGCGGCGTGGCACTGGTGCGCCGGAATGGACATCGCATAACAGCGACATTCTGTTCACCTTTGTGATGGATGGAACAATGACGCTGGAGGGCGAAGGCCGCGAACCGTACAATCTGGAGGCGGGTGACGCTTTTGTTGTGCCGCCTGCCATGCAGGTGCGGTATCGCGACCCTTCGGACGATCTGGAACTGCTTGAAGTGTCCTTGCCGGGGGCGTTCACCACACAAACAGGAGAAAGTTAA
- the upp gene encoding uracil phosphoribosyltransferase, whose protein sequence is MSEHVTVVDHPLVQHKLTIMRDRDTPTAVFRQLLREISQLLAYEVTRGLPMTTKRIDTPMQPMDAPTLDGKKLALISILRAGNGLLDGVLELIPSARIGFVGLYRDEETLKPVQYYFKVPEGLDDRLVIAVDPMLATGNSSVAAIDLLKQAGATNIRFLCLLAAPEGIATMRAAHPDVPIVTAAIDEKLNEQGYIVPGLGDAGDRMFGTK, encoded by the coding sequence ATGAGCGAGCATGTCACCGTCGTCGATCATCCCCTTGTCCAGCACAAGCTGACCATCATGCGCGACCGCGACACGCCGACGGCGGTGTTCCGGCAATTGCTGCGCGAAATCAGCCAGTTGCTGGCCTATGAGGTGACGCGCGGCCTGCCGATGACAACCAAGCGGATCGACACGCCGATGCAGCCGATGGATGCGCCCACGCTGGATGGCAAAAAGCTGGCGCTGATTTCGATTCTGCGGGCAGGCAACGGATTGTTGGACGGTGTGCTGGAACTGATCCCCTCGGCGCGGATCGGATTTGTCGGGCTGTATCGCGACGAAGAAACGCTGAAGCCTGTGCAATATTACTTCAAGGTGCCCGAAGGTTTGGATGACCGTCTGGTGATTGCCGTCGATCCGATGCTGGCAACCGGCAACTCTTCCGTGGCAGCGATTGATTTGCTGAAACAGGCGGGGGCCACCAACATCCGCTTTTTGTGTCTGCTGGCCGCACCAGAGGGCATTGCCACCATGCGCGCGGCCCACCCTGATGTGCCGATTGTCACAGCGGCGATTGACGAAAAGCTGAACGAACAGGGATATATCGTTCCGGGTCTGGGCGACGCGGGCGACCGCATGTTCGGCACGAAATAG
- a CDS encoding NADP-dependent malic enzyme codes for MSDTPSLRQAALDYHEFPKPGKLEIRATKPLANGRDLSRAYSPGVADACLEIKADPATAARYTARGNLVAVVTNGTAVLGLGNIGALASKPVMEGKAVLFKKFAGIDCFDIEVNETDPEKLAEIVCALEPTFGAINLEDIKAPDCFTVERICRERMNIPVFHDDQHGTAIVVGAAATNALYVAGKAFEDIKIVSTGGGAAGIACLNMLLKLGVKRENIWLCDIHGLVYEGRTEDMNPAKAAYAQKSDLRTLDDVIDGADLFLGLSGPGVMTQDHVARMAKRPIIFALANPTPEILPDLAREVAPDAIIATGRSDFPNQVNNVLCFPFIFRGALDVGATTINDEMQLACIDGIAALARATTSAEAAAAYQGEQMTFGPDYLIPKPFDPRLVGIVSSAVARAAMDSGVAMRPIDDLEAYKTKLDGSVFKSALLMRPVFEAARSVSRRIVFAEGEDERVLRAAQAMVEETTERPILIGRPEVIEARIARAGMTIKLGEHFDLVNPEHDPRYRDYWGTYHEIMARKGVTPDLARAIMRTNTTAIGAVMVHRGEADSLICGTFGEFRWHLNYIDQVLGTKDLHPVGALSLMILEDGPLFITDPHVHLAPSPQDIAHIVIGAARHMRRFGIEPRIALCSQSQFGSQSSGSGVHMRAALDILDSEPRDFCYEGEMNIDAALDPELRERLLPGGRMKGAANALVFANADAASGVRNILKMKGGGLEVGPILMGMGNRAHIVSPSITARGLLNMSAIAGTPVTQYG; via the coding sequence ATGTCCGATACCCCTTCGTTGCGTCAGGCCGCACTTGATTATCATGAATTCCCCAAGCCGGGAAAACTGGAAATCCGCGCCACAAAGCCGCTGGCCAATGGCCGCGATCTCAGCCGTGCCTATTCACCCGGCGTCGCCGATGCCTGCCTTGAGATCAAGGCCGACCCTGCCACCGCTGCGCGCTATACTGCGCGCGGCAATCTGGTCGCCGTGGTCACCAACGGCACCGCCGTTCTGGGCTTGGGCAACATCGGCGCGCTGGCATCCAAGCCGGTGATGGAGGGCAAAGCCGTCCTGTTCAAAAAATTTGCTGGCATCGACTGTTTCGACATCGAGGTGAACGAGACCGACCCCGAAAAGCTGGCCGAAATCGTCTGCGCGCTGGAACCGACATTCGGCGCGATCAACCTTGAGGATATCAAAGCTCCCGACTGCTTTACCGTAGAGCGCATCTGCCGCGAGCGGATGAACATTCCTGTCTTTCACGACGACCAGCACGGCACCGCCATTGTTGTGGGGGCGGCGGCCACCAACGCGCTATACGTGGCGGGCAAGGCGTTCGAGGACATCAAGATCGTGTCCACGGGGGGCGGCGCTGCGGGCATTGCCTGCCTGAACATGCTGCTGAAGCTGGGGGTAAAGCGCGAAAACATCTGGCTGTGCGATATTCACGGGCTGGTTTACGAAGGTCGCACCGAAGACATGAATCCGGCCAAGGCCGCCTATGCGCAAAAGTCCGACCTGCGCACGCTGGATGACGTAATAGACGGGGCCGATCTGTTTCTGGGCCTGTCCGGCCCCGGCGTGATGACCCAGGATCACGTCGCCAGAATGGCGAAACGGCCCATCATCTTTGCGCTGGCCAATCCGACGCCAGAAATCCTGCCCGATCTGGCCCGCGAGGTGGCCCCCGATGCGATCATCGCCACTGGTCGTAGCGATTTTCCAAATCAGGTCAACAACGTACTGTGTTTTCCGTTCATCTTCCGCGGCGCGCTGGATGTGGGGGCGACCACGATCAACGACGAAATGCAGCTGGCCTGCATCGACGGCATCGCGGCCCTTGCCCGCGCCACCACCAGCGCCGAGGCGGCGGCGGCCTATCAGGGCGAACAGATGACCTTTGGCCCCGACTATCTGATCCCCAAACCCTTTGACCCGCGCCTTGTGGGCATCGTCTCCAGCGCCGTGGCACGGGCCGCTATGGACAGCGGCGTGGCCATGCGCCCGATCGACGACCTTGAGGCCTACAAGACCAAGCTTGACGGCTCGGTGTTCAAATCCGCCCTGTTGATGCGCCCCGTGTTCGAGGCCGCCCGCAGCGTGTCGCGCCGCATCGTTTTTGCCGAAGGCGAGGACGAGCGCGTGTTACGCGCAGCTCAGGCGATGGTCGAAGAGACCACGGAACGCCCCATTCTGATTGGCCGCCCCGAGGTCATCGAGGCGCGGATCGCCCGCGCCGGTATGACAATCAAGCTGGGCGAACACTTTGATCTGGTGAACCCCGAACACGACCCGCGCTATCGCGATTATTGGGGCACCTACCACGAGATCATGGCACGCAAAGGCGTCACGCCCGATCTGGCCCGCGCCATCATGCGCACCAACACCACCGCCATCGGTGCTGTCATGGTTCATCGCGGCGAGGCTGACAGCCTGATTTGCGGCACGTTCGGCGAATTCAGATGGCATCTGAACTATATCGATCAGGTTCTGGGCACCAAGGATCTGCACCCCGTGGGTGCGCTGTCGCTGATGATTCTGGAAGACGGGCCGCTGTTCATCACCGACCCGCACGTCCACTTGGCCCCATCACCGCAGGACATTGCACATATCGTGATCGGAGCCGCACGACACATGCGCCGCTTTGGCATCGAGCCACGGATCGCGCTGTGCTCGCAATCGCAGTTCGGCAGCCAAAGCAGCGGGTCGGGCGTGCACATGCGGGCCGCTCTGGATATCCTCGATTCCGAACCGCGTGATTTCTGCTACGAAGGCGAGATGAACATCGACGCGGCGCTTGATCCCGAACTGCGCGAACGGCTTTTGCCCGGCGGGCGGATGAAGGGTGCGGCCAACGCGCTGGTCTTTGCCAATGCGGATGCAGCATCCGGCGTGCGCAATATCCTGAAAATGAAGGGCGGCGGGCTTGAGGTCGGGCCGATCCTGATGGGAATGGGCAACCGCGCCCATATCGTCAGCCCCTCGATCACCGCGCGCGGATTGCTGAACATGTCGGCCATCGCGGGCACTCCGGTCACGCAATACGGCTAA